One Triticum dicoccoides isolate Atlit2015 ecotype Zavitan chromosome 4B, WEW_v2.0, whole genome shotgun sequence genomic window carries:
- the LOC119291332 gene encoding ADP-ribosylation factor-like protein 8a produces the protein MGFWEAFLNWLRSLFFKQEMELSLIGLQNAGKTSLVNVIATGGFSEDMIPTVGFNMRKVTKGNVTIKLWDLGGQPRFRSMWERYCRAVSAIVYVVDAADRENMAIAKSELHDLLSKPSLTGIPLLVIGNKIDKPEAFPKQSFTELMGLKAMTDREVACFMISCKNSTNIDSVIDWLVKHSKKKN, from the exons ATGGGGTTCTGGGAGGCCTTCCTCAACTGGCTCCGCAG CCTCTTTTTCAAGCAAGAAATGGAGCTTTCATTGATTGGGCTCCAAAATGCTGGGAAAACTTCGCTTGTGAATGTTATTGCT ACAGGAGGTTTTAGCGAAGATATGATTCCCACAGTAGGATTCAATATGAGAAAGGTAACCAAAGGAAATGTCACAATAAAATTGTGGGATCTTGGAGGCCAGCCAAGATTCCGGAGCATGTGGGAGAGATACTGCCGTGCTGTTTCTGCAATTGT GTATGTTGTTGATGCTGCAGATCGGGAGAACATGGCTATTGCCAAAAGTGAGCTCCATGACCTTctgagcaagccatctttgaccggTATCCCATTACTAGTCATTGGCAACAAAATCGACAAGCCTGAAGCTTTCCCTAAGCAAAGTTTCACAGAATTGAT GGGTCTGAAGGCAATGACTGATCGAGAAGTGGCCTGCTTCATGATATCATGCAAGAACTCGACCAACATTGATTCTGTCATTGACTGGCTGGTGAAGCACTCAAAGAAGAAGAACTGA